The following proteins are co-located in the Heliorestis convoluta genome:
- a CDS encoding rhodanese-like domain-containing protein, which produces MDLQFFMTVSGTLVIVYIALRYYMGWDLPTITNEQASPLLKGKGSAIILDIRSKEEYKAQRAKNAINIPVKELPQRIEELRKYEDKLIIVMDQKGLGSKKVVRTLIKKDFPYVASFHHGFYA; this is translated from the coding sequence ATGGATCTACAATTTTTTATGACAGTCTCTGGAACACTGGTTATTGTTTACATTGCTTTACGCTATTACATGGGCTGGGATTTGCCTACCATTACCAACGAGCAGGCATCACCCTTGTTAAAGGGAAAGGGAAGCGCCATTATTCTTGATATACGGAGCAAAGAAGAATATAAAGCACAAAGAGCAAAAAATGCAATTAACATCCCTGTGAAAGAGTTGCCACAACGCATAGAAGAACTGCGAAAGTATGAAGATAAGTTAATTATTGTTATGGATCAGAAGGGGCTAGGCAGCAAAAAAGTGGTTCGTACATTGATCAAAAAAGACTTTCCCTATGTAGCTAGCTTTCATCATGGTTTTTATGCGTGA
- a CDS encoding Mov34/MPN/PAD-1 family protein, producing MTDKIHIDAMTIEITEKVALEVATVLEKAELEYGGLLLGNVFFQEKKGNLGAMVKVEAFLPAKDIIEEQTSIRFTDKTWDDWVIQRRNYPSMQVVGWVHSHPGYGIFFSGQDVINQQLYFSRPWNIAWVVDPKQGLQGFFHWRYDTMVETENWHVMRYVAPPSCKNSPKSDPISRSARKRENPATTTKENEIATTVDAVEKLEKNHFDNAIEYTEVLSSTVQKNEEKEWTLQQEEQPQQEQLLQGQLQQEQEASDLLYEDKAESSKVDESTKSYNTLESCAINEKDQEAVVHKIDDLAQDPLKEIPPEARTFKNNGWNPSYDNYDNKAKKGWKQAVRFIFLALLVFSGGAVTALGIYVLLN from the coding sequence GTGACAGACAAGATTCACATTGATGCGATGACGATAGAGATCACGGAAAAGGTTGCCCTGGAAGTTGCAACGGTGTTGGAGAAAGCAGAATTGGAATATGGGGGTCTTTTACTAGGCAACGTTTTCTTTCAGGAGAAAAAGGGAAATCTTGGAGCTATGGTGAAAGTAGAAGCTTTTTTGCCAGCAAAGGATATTATAGAAGAACAAACGAGCATTCGTTTCACCGATAAGACTTGGGATGATTGGGTTATACAACGCAGAAATTACCCAAGTATGCAAGTCGTTGGTTGGGTACACAGTCATCCTGGCTATGGCATTTTCTTTTCAGGGCAAGACGTAATTAACCAACAATTATACTTCTCCAGACCCTGGAATATTGCCTGGGTCGTTGACCCTAAGCAAGGCTTACAAGGTTTCTTCCATTGGAGATACGATACCATGGTTGAAACAGAAAACTGGCATGTAATGCGTTACGTAGCGCCTCCAAGCTGCAAAAATTCTCCAAAAAGTGATCCTATTTCTCGTTCTGCACGGAAGAGAGAAAATCCTGCTACCACAACGAAAGAGAATGAAATCGCAACGACTGTGGATGCTGTTGAAAAGCTAGAAAAAAATCATTTTGATAATGCAATTGAATATACTGAGGTCCTTTCATCAACAGTGCAGAAAAATGAGGAAAAGGAATGGACTCTTCAACAAGAAGAGCAACCTCAACAAGAGCAACTTCTACAAGGACAACTGCAACAAGAGCAAGAAGCAAGCGATCTTTTGTATGAAGATAAAGCAGAATCTAGCAAGGTCGACGAGAGCACTAAAAGCTATAATACCCTTGAGAGTTGTGCAATCAATGAAAAAGATCAAGAAGCAGTGGTACACAAAATTGATGATCTTGCACAAGATCCTTTGAAGGAAATTCCACCTGAGGCTAGAACTTTTAAGAATAATGGATGGAATCCAAGCTATGATAACTATGATAACAAAGCCAAAAAAGGTTGGAAGCAGGCGGTAAGATTTATTTTTCTCGCTTTGCTTGTCTTTAGCGGTGGCGCCGTCACAGCATTAGGGATCTATGTTCTGTTAAACTAA
- the meaB gene encoding methylmalonyl Co-A mutase-associated GTPase MeaB, translating into MVEQIPALLGGDRRVLARMITYVENDGEGKEALLRELHPYTGKAYVIGITGSPGAGKSSLTDRIITELRKGDYKVGVIAVDPTSPFTGGAILGDRIRMSDHYLDQSVFIRSMGTRGSLGGLSRATKEVIKVLDASGCDFIIVETVGVGQSELEIMTAADSTLVVLTPGAGDSIQAIKAGIMEIADIFVVNKSDLAGADRVVTEIEVMLDLGGYKKGDQSWRPPVAKTVSINGKGVDELVQKVKAHRQHLEKSGRLDQERQRRLKAEVSEIIEERIKEMIRQQLGRSGQWNDLLEEVVARKIDPYTVASQIIKEELWKRSTP; encoded by the coding sequence ATGGTTGAACAAATTCCGGCATTGCTAGGAGGAGATCGTCGAGTTTTGGCTCGTATGATTACCTATGTAGAAAATGACGGTGAAGGCAAAGAAGCATTGTTACGAGAATTACATCCTTATACAGGGAAAGCTTATGTGATTGGAATAACAGGCTCACCAGGTGCAGGCAAGTCTAGTCTGACCGATCGAATCATTACAGAACTACGCAAGGGAGATTATAAAGTCGGCGTTATCGCTGTTGATCCGACGAGTCCCTTTACAGGTGGCGCCATTTTGGGCGATCGAATTCGCATGAGTGATCATTACCTTGATCAATCCGTATTTATTCGTTCTATGGGAACAAGAGGTAGTCTCGGTGGCTTATCTAGGGCGACCAAAGAAGTCATCAAAGTACTCGATGCGTCCGGTTGTGACTTCATTATTGTAGAGACTGTAGGGGTAGGCCAATCAGAACTAGAGATTATGACAGCAGCAGATTCAACGCTTGTGGTATTAACACCGGGCGCAGGTGATTCTATTCAAGCCATCAAAGCAGGTATTATGGAAATCGCTGATATTTTTGTTGTTAACAAATCCGATCTAGCCGGTGCTGACCGTGTTGTTACAGAAATTGAAGTCATGCTTGATTTAGGTGGTTACAAAAAAGGTGATCAGTCTTGGCGTCCTCCTGTAGCGAAGACCGTTTCAATCAATGGCAAGGGTGTCGATGAGCTCGTACAAAAGGTAAAAGCCCACCGACAACATTTGGAAAAAAGCGGAAGACTAGATCAAGAGCGGCAGCGTCGTTTAAAAGCTGAAGTAAGTGAAATCATAGAAGAGAGAATCAAAGAAATGATTCGACAACAACTCGGTCGAAGTGGACAATGGAACGATTTACTCGAAGAAGTTGTTGCTAGAAAGATCGATCCCTATACAGTCGCAAGCCAGATTATAAAGGAAGAGTTATGGAAAAGGTCTACACCTTGA